The DNA window TGGGCGGCTGGCTGGCCGGGCGGTCCATGCGGCTGCTGTTCTGGCTGGACGCCGCCACCATGGCTGCGTTCGCGCTGCTGCTGACGCTGCTGTACCCGCGCACGCCCCGCGCCGCGCCGCAGGGCGACGCCCGCACCCGCCGCCTGCTGCCCCGCGATGCGCTGCTGTGGCAGTTCTGCCTCGCCTCGCTGCTGTTCGGCCTGACGTACCAGAGTTACAAGGTGCTGGCCGTGGTGTTCGCGCAGCAGGGCTTCAGCGCCGTGCAGTACGGACAGGTGCTCGCCGTGAACGGCGCGCTGGTCGTCCTGCTGGGCCTGCCGCTGGGGCACCTGATCGCCCGCAGCGGCCACCCGCGCTGGCAGGCGCTGGGCGCCGCGCTGCTCGGCGCGGGATTCCTGGGGCACGCCGTGGCGCACACCCTGTGGGCGCACATGCTGGCCGTCGCGGTGTGGACAGTGGGGGAGATCATCGCGTACGGCATCAGCAAGAGCATCATCAGCGAACTGGGGCCGCCCGCGCAGCGCGGCACGTACATCGGACTGGTGGGCAGCATGGCGGGCCTGGCGACCCTGCTCGCCCCACTGCTGGGCGGCGCGCTGTTGCAGACGCTCGGGGCGGGCGGCCTGTGGGTCGTGATCGCCGGACTGGCGTTCATGGCGGCGCTGCTGCTGCTGGCCCTGGAGGGACGCGTGCGGGGCCGCCTGCTTCAGCGTCAGCAGGAAGCCCTGGCCTGAACTCCATGCACTGAACCCCGCTGGCCTGAACCGGGTGAACCTGAACCCCAGGAACTTGAACCGGGTGCAGTACCGCCGCAGTACCCGTGCAGGGTTCCCATCCGGAATCCCACCTCTGGGCGAGTACAGTGAATTCCACACACAACCAGCCCGACCCAGCGTCCGGGGCCACACCGACGGCCCCATCCCCCGGAGGTTCCCCGCATGTCCCAGTCCCCCATGCCCGCCAGCGACCACCCTGCCAGCGACCACCCTGCCAGCGACCACATCGACGCGATGCTGCACGAGACCCGCGTGATCGAACCGGGCGCCGACTTCCGCGCCCGCGCCCGCGTGACCCGCGAGGAGTACGAGCGCCGCTACCGCCAGAGCCTCGACGACCCCGACACCTTCTGGTCGGAAGTCGCCGGGGAACTCCACTGGTTCAAACCCTGGACGCAGGTGCTCGACTGGCAGCCGCCCCACGCGCAGTGGTTCGTGGGCGGGCAGACGAACATCGCCTTCAACGCCCTGGACCGCAACGTCGCCCGCGGCCTGGGCGGCAAGACCGCGATCATCTGGGAAGGTGAGGACGGCGAGGTCCGCACCTACACCTACGCCGAACTGCTGCGCGAGGTCAAACGGGCCGCGAACGCCCTGCTGAACCTGGGCGTGAAGCCCGGCGACCGCGTGACCCTGTACCTGCCGCTGGTGCCCGAGGCGGCCATCGCCATGCTCGCCTGCGCCCGCATCGGGGCGGTGCATTCCGTGGTGTTCGGCGGGTTCTCGGTCAGCGCCCTGGCCGACCGCATCAACGACGCGCAGAGCCGGGTGCTGATCACCGCCGACGCCGGACAGCGCCGGGGCACCCTGGTGAACCTCAAGGCGAACGCCGACGCTGCCGCCGCGCTCGCACCGGGCCTGGAGAAGATGCTGGTCGTGTGCCGCGCCGACTGCGACGCGCCCATGCAGCCCGGCCGGGACGTGTTCTGGCACGACGCCCTGAACGCCGCCAGCGACGACCACGAGGCCGCGCCGCTGGACAGCGAGCACCCGCTGTTCATCCTGTACACCTCCGGCAGCACCGGCAAACCCAAGGGCGTGCAGCACACCACCGGCGGGTACATGGTGGGCACGTACCTGACCACCCAGGCCGTGTTCGACCTGCGCGACGACGACGTGTACTGGTGCACCGCCGACGTCGGCTGGATCACCGGCCACTCCTACAGCGTGTACGGCCCCCTCCTGAACGGAGCGACCGTCGTCATGTACGAGGGCGCCCCCAACCACCCCGACTGGGGCCGCTTCTGGGACGTCGTGCAGAAACACCGTGTGACCATCCTGTACACCGCGCCCACCGCCATCCGCGCCATCATGCGCCAGGGCGACGAACTCCCCGCCAGCCGCGACCTGAGCAGCCTGCGCCTGCTCGGCTCGGTCGGGGAACCCATCAACCCCGAAGCGTGGATGTGGTACTGGCGCACCATCGGCGGGGAGCGCTGCCCGGTCGTGGACACCTGGTGGCAGACCGAGACCGGCTCGATCATGCTGACCACCCTGCCCGGCGCGCACCCCAGCAAACCCGGCAGCGCGGGCCTGCCCATGTTCGGCATCGAACCCGCCATCATGACCCACACCGGCGAGGAGCTCGGCCCCGACGACGGCGGCCTGCTGGTCATCAAACGCCCCTGGCCCAGCATGCTCCGCACCGTGTACGGCGACGACGACCGCTACCGCAAGAGCTACTGGGGTGAGATCGACGGCGTGTACTTCGCCGGGGACGGCGCCCGCCGCGACGCGGACGGCTACATCACCGTCACGGGCCGCGTGGACGACGTCCTGAACGTCAGCGGCCACCGCCTCGGCACCATGGAGATCGAATCGGCCCTCGTCTCACATCCCAGCGTCTCCGAGGCCGCCGTCGTCGGCCGCCCCGACGACGTGAAAGGCGAATGCGTCGTCGCGTTCGTCCTCCCGCAGGGCGACCGCACCATCGACCCCGCCGAACTCCGAGCGCACGTCAACCGCGAGATCGGTGCCCTCGCCCGCCCCGACGCCATCTACGTCGCCGACGCCCTGCCCAAGACCCGCAGCGGCAAGATCATGCGCCGCTTCCTGCGCCAGATCGCCGCCGGCAAAGAAATCCAGGGCGACACGAGTACCCTCGAAGACCCCGGCGTGCTCGACCGGATCGCCGCCACCGACCCCGTGTAAGCGCCGTCAGGGCCGCCACACCAGCAGTTGCGCGGCG is part of the Deinococcus depolymerans genome and encodes:
- a CDS encoding MFS transporter, which translates into the protein MTALARAASAYPTGFWVLWWGTLINRLGEFVVPLLGFYLTAHAHLGVTQVSVILAMLGLGRFVSEGLSGPLTDRRGPAFTMILALTGGAVMILAMSFAQGFWWTAAGVLGFSLLSALYKPAASTAVAELTQGAQRTRAYNLLYWAINVGAATAPVLGGWLAGRSMRLLFWLDAATMAAFALLLTLLYPRTPRAAPQGDARTRRLLPRDALLWQFCLASLLFGLTYQSYKVLAVVFAQQGFSAVQYGQVLAVNGALVVLLGLPLGHLIARSGHPRWQALGAALLGAGFLGHAVAHTLWAHMLAVAVWTVGEIIAYGISKSIISELGPPAQRGTYIGLVGSMAGLATLLAPLLGGALLQTLGAGGLWVVIAGLAFMAALLLLALEGRVRGRLLQRQQEALA
- the acs gene encoding acetate--CoA ligase, which gives rise to MSQSPMPASDHPASDHPASDHIDAMLHETRVIEPGADFRARARVTREEYERRYRQSLDDPDTFWSEVAGELHWFKPWTQVLDWQPPHAQWFVGGQTNIAFNALDRNVARGLGGKTAIIWEGEDGEVRTYTYAELLREVKRAANALLNLGVKPGDRVTLYLPLVPEAAIAMLACARIGAVHSVVFGGFSVSALADRINDAQSRVLITADAGQRRGTLVNLKANADAAAALAPGLEKMLVVCRADCDAPMQPGRDVFWHDALNAASDDHEAAPLDSEHPLFILYTSGSTGKPKGVQHTTGGYMVGTYLTTQAVFDLRDDDVYWCTADVGWITGHSYSVYGPLLNGATVVMYEGAPNHPDWGRFWDVVQKHRVTILYTAPTAIRAIMRQGDELPASRDLSSLRLLGSVGEPINPEAWMWYWRTIGGERCPVVDTWWQTETGSIMLTTLPGAHPSKPGSAGLPMFGIEPAIMTHTGEELGPDDGGLLVIKRPWPSMLRTVYGDDDRYRKSYWGEIDGVYFAGDGARRDADGYITVTGRVDDVLNVSGHRLGTMEIESALVSHPSVSEAAVVGRPDDVKGECVVAFVLPQGDRTIDPAELRAHVNREIGALARPDAIYVADALPKTRSGKIMRRFLRQIAAGKEIQGDTSTLEDPGVLDRIAATDPV